The Setaria viridis chromosome 9, Setaria_viridis_v4.0, whole genome shotgun sequence sequence ATGACTGGCAAAAATTAAGCTGCGCATTGGGGGAAGAGTATGAATGGAGATCCTGGACAGTGTGTAATCAAACTgtattttcctctttttttattgcattCCTATGACACAGGGTGTTGCACACATCCAGTACCCTGTTACTGAAGTTTTGTGGAACCACAGAACTAACCTCTGCCAATAATACGATATGAAGAACTTGCATGTTTTAGCCAGAAGAGTTCTAGTAATTTCTTTTTGATAGTCATAAATCAGTAGCCATATGTGGATGTCTGAAAATTTTGGCTTGTCTGATGGCATGAGCATTTGCTATACAGCCTAGCTGGTGCATCGAGATACCACTTTTATCTTATTGCATTCATGTTTCTTGGATGATTGAAAAAGACATTTCCATAAGCCTTATGCATGTCAAGGGGAATTTTACACTAGCATTTCGGAAATTCCTTGCTCTTGTCTTCAGTACTGAATTATCTTGTTGATTAAATGTGCTTCACAGAGAATGATCTCTTTGTATCTACAGGTTTTTACCTTCGGGTCAGTCCCTCTCAAGACCTACTTACCTGATGGTGACATTGATGTCACTGCTTTTAGTAATAGTGATGAATTAAAGGAGATTTGGGCAAATCTTGTCCGGGATGCGTTGGAGCGTGAAGAGAAGAGTGAAAATTCTGAATTTCATGTAAAAGAAGTCCAGTATATTCAGGCAGAGGTAATTTTCCCTGTTATAATTTCAgagtgattttttttccttttgctgttGTATAGGCATCGGAATTACCTCCATACGAAATTGGTCGTCTGCTAATTGCTGTTGTAGATATTTGTGCATTTTTCTACAAACTTGGTCAAAGCTacagaagtttgacttaggataaagctagaatgacttataatttgtaACAGAGGGAGTACGTACATATAGTAGAGTTTCATTAGCATTGTACCTTCATTTATGACATTACGATTGTGTGAAGTTATTACCAGAAGTTGCCTATTGTACTTTGTGCTATATGAATTGAGGCAGAACAGAAACGAATACACGATCTTAAGTTAAACTTCAGTTTAGTAATATGGCCATTGCTCTGTCACTCAGTTCTATGCACCATATGGTGTGGCCAAATAGCTAAAGTCTAATCTATTAGTATCATTTAGGAGGATTATGCATCTGAAGACACTTCTAGCATCCTTCTAAGTACACAAATATGTATCCAGTGTCATTTTATCGCTGATCGCTCTCCTCTTGTATCTTCTTTTGGGAATATGTCACCGTTAATGATTTGGCACTTTTATTTTATTCTCCACTCATTTGTATCCTCGTATGTTTTATGTATCATGCATAGGTCAAGATTATTAAGTGTCTTGTGGAAAACATTGCTGTCGACATCTCATTTAATCAAGTTGGTGGACTATGTACACTTTGTTTTCTTGAAGAGGTATGTTCTTATTTTCGAAATCTAGCTTAATTTGTATATCCAGGCAAGGTGCTTGAAAGTTTACCATTTATATCTTGTGCGGTAAGGAATTTATATTAACTTGATAGCTGTGCTTATTGCATATAGCACCTGGTTCAGATGTGCTTGGTTTTTCTGCTCATACCTCCTAATGATTCTGCGTTCTAATAGGTCGACAACTTGATCAGTCGAAATCATTTATTCAAGCGGAGTATCATATTGATAAAAGCATGGTGTTACTATGAGAGTCGTATTCTTGGAGCTCACCATGGTCTTATATCTACTTATGCATTGGAGACGCTGGTTCTGTACATATTTCATATATTCAACAACTCTTTTACTGGACCTCTTGAGGTGACTTACTCTCTTGTCtttgatttttctatttgtGCATGTGAAGGTGACTTACTCTGTTgtcttttgatttttctatttgtGCATGTGAAGGTGACTTACTCTCTTGTCtttgatttttctatttgtTCATGTGCAGGTTATGTACCGTTTCTTGGAATTTTTCAGCAACTTTGATTGGGAGAAATTTTGTTTGAGCTTGCGGGGCCCAGTTCCTATAAGTTCACTTCCAGATATGACTGGTAATCTATACGTATAACTTTATTTTGATAAATCAATGATTGATTAAAAATAGTCTTTTTGATCATTAATGTTTTGTCATGCAGCGGAACCTCCGCTGATGGACAGTGGTGAATTGTTGCTGGACAAGTCCTTCCTGGATAACTGTAGCACTGCATATGGAGTTGTGCCTCGCACGCAGGAGAATCAGGGTCGACCATTTGTTTCCAAACACTTCAATGTTATTGATCCTTTACGTGCAAACAATAATCTCGGAAGAAGTGTCAGCAAAGGTAACTATGGACCTACTTTAAGATCATCTTACAGGTGAACTGAACAGAGTAAATATTCTTTGGCTTCACCTATTTCCATGCTATTGATGGTATGTTGTGTTCCATGCAATTATTTCATTCACTGTTGGTAATTGGTTGCTAGTTTGTCTCCTTGTAGAATGTCGGCATTCTACTGATATACGCATATAAAGTGACCAACAAATCTGACCACTAACAATAAGAACTTCATTCTTTGCGACCTGTAATAGGACCTTCTGGAGCAAGTGTTGGGATAGACATACCTGCCATACTTCTATTCATTCTTACAATGTTGAGTATATGGTAATTAAGAGCAGCAATCGATTTTACTTTGATTGTCTGGCACTTAAATATCATAAAATTTTCCTTGGTGTGTAATATTTTATCTTATTGGCCATTGGATGCTAATGGTAGATTCAGTCTCTTAAGAAGATTCAAGTGTTTGATACAATAATTCTTCCTCCTTGTGCTGTATACTCTGGAAAGTACCCTTGTCAATATTTTATCTTTTTGGCAATTCGATGCGAATTATAGGTTCAATCTCTTAAGAAGGTTCAAGaatatggattggatgactaccACAGTTTTGGTTGTTCTCTGAAAAGTTTGATCTCTACAAGAGCAACAAAAATACATCACCTGTTGAGTTGACCTCTTTTTATTTTGCAGGCAATTTCTTTAGAATACGCAGTGCTTTTGCATATGGAGCGAAAAGGCTTGGAAAGTTACTTGAATGTCCAAAACAAGATTTAATTACTGAATTGAATCAGTTCTTCACAAATACATGGATAAGACATGGGAGTGGAAGTCGTCCTGATGTGCAGCCTCAGAAAGTTGTACCTTCTGTAGCGTCAAACAGTCACAGCAACGACATCACTAAGTCTTCACAGGATGAACCAGTGTCTTCCTTGAGCAGTTCATCTCACCCTAGTGCAAAGGCAGTTTCTGACTCAAATAGTGTTTCGAGCAGCTATCGTGAAGATAATGGTTGTGTGATGAACGGAGAACGTCCTTCTGTCTCTGAATCATCAGATATGCGCCATGATGAACAATTTCTGGTTAATTTAATGGATTCCGTGAAGTTGCATGGATCCAATGGACAGATTCAATTGCCAATGCAATTACCTTCTCATCTGTCTGTAGCACATTCCCCTTTATTGGCTCCAACAACTTTTTTACAAAAGCACTTGGCTGGGGTTCAACCACCTAACTTAACTGGGGCACCATGGTTGCCCAATATGCAGTTCCTCCATGGATTGGTGACACCAACAGCCCAATACATACACAATCCAACTTTGGCACCAAGTGTTGAAGATGGCAGTGAGAGTGAGAAGCCTACTACATCGGATGCAAACCATGATACTGACAAAAGTTGGCATCAGTATGGTATTGGATATTCTAAACAATTTGATCCTGAAGCGAGAGATCCTCACATCTATGATATTGATGGGAAGGAACGTCCTTCTTTTCCTAATGGTGTACACGGTGCCCCATTGGAAAGGCAGATGGAATTCACTCTTGAGAATAATGGTGCAGATGATGAAACCTATAACAGCATGTTCCAGAATCAAACAAGTAGAGAAGGCAATGTAGATTACTCTAAGAGGAGTGGTTTTGTGAACGTTCTGTCTTCGCATGGCAGTTCATCCAGAGGCAAAGCTCTGGATGCTAGTTCATGGGATGAAGTTTCTGTAAATACAACAAGGTCATCAAGAAACAAATGGGGAAAAGAACCTGGCTTTGCGGCACCGGCCACATCCACACATAGCAAGACTGGTGGGCAGATGGGAAatgccaatgatcatctcccaaCTGAAGTTGACAATGGCCCTAGAAATGGGACAGTGGTACCAATCATTAATGAAGCTTCTGAGATAGTAGCAGGGTCCGATTCTTTTTCAACACAAACAAGAACTAGTGcaccttttctttttggttCACCACAGCAGAGGCAAGCTGATAAATCTGGACTGACTTTTGTTCCAACAGGCACACCAGTTCCTTTTGTTGTCCTCCCATTTATTCCAGGGAATAGCGATGGTTCTGGTCCCCAGTTTGAGAGAAATGAAGGAATTGATCAGCTTTCTGCCAAAATTGCGTGTCAAAATTTCTGTTCGCTTAGTGATGTTCACCAACCAGATTCTGGTGCTACCTCAACAGCATCAATCAGTACTATGACTGAGCCATCTGGGGAACACAAGCCTGACATCTTGAAAGGTGATCTCGTTAACCATTGGTACAATCTACAGTATGCCCGACTCTGCCAGAATGCTCGTTCCCTGGGTCCTGTTCTATACCCTTTTCCGGTACCACCAATGTATTTGCAGGGCCATGCGCCATGGGATGGGCCTGGAGGACCAGGTGCACCAAATGTTAACTGGACACAAATGATTGGTCCTGGTCAACGAGTATTTCCTGTGATGCCTCTGCAACCTGCTGCGGAAAGAGGTACTGGCGTTTTCCAGCACTATGGAGAAGATGCACCCAGATACCGTGGAGGCACAGGAACGTACATGCCAAATCCTGTAAGAACCTAAAATACCTTTCAGCATTTTATCTCGTGCATAGACAACTTGTTAGTAATactatatttaaaaaaaacgaAAACTGAACAAGGTTGATCCATTTATTGAGCATTACACTTTTGATACATGGTTTAACTGATACCAATACTGTCGCCCATTTAGGTAATGTAATTGCTCATGTGATGGTCGTATGTCGTAACTACCCATTAGTTCTGTTAGATTCTGCTAGGCCAGTTTGGTAAATTTTTAACTGGCTAATAAGGTTTATGAGTCTACCTGGTCAGATTCGTGGGAAAGATTCCCTTTATGTCATCATGAATATCATAGAGCTGTGCTTCTTTGTATAGACACAAGCATTGATCTGTTTACTATCAGGTTGCTAGCTTTGAGTGGCTTACTGGTGAAAACAGTTCTGTGCTAGCTTGTCTTAACTATTAAGTCCGTGTATACCGATCTGAAGGTCGTATGCTAGAAACAGTTTAGTCTGAGCCAGCTGTATTCTAAGATCCAACTGAAACATGTTTATCTTTCCAACATAGTATTCTTTCTttgaaggattttttttatttgtaacGGTATTTAGTCAACTTGAAGCTCAAGTGTTACCCACCATCAGAATGTAATCATAGCATAGTAACTTAGTGGTGTGGCATTTAGGGTGGAGCTTCTTTTAAGCCAACCTGGGCCGTGCCCCCTTCACTGTAGCATTTTCCTAAAACAAATgattactactccctccgtatgACAATTAGGATGAAGTACAAAtcatttttgaactaattagcttgtcctaaatgtcatatgtttaaaaatggagggagtacaaagtAGAAAACTAATGAGTTGTTTTCATGACTGATGAATCAAGACACGGAATAAGGGAGCTGTAGGGTTTTCCTTACGGTAGTTCTACCTTCTGTTCCTCTAGCcagtgattttttttgtttcacaaGAGATAGATTTATTAAGCAATGATTTATGAATTTGATAGTCTGGACTGCGAAATACTAAGCCATCAATTCTGTGGCTTCTGTTCAGAAGGTTCCGTTTAGGGACCGGCACTCAAATTCAAGAAACTACAGAGGAGGTTATAATGGTGACAGGAGTGACTATAGTGATAAGGAAGGAAGCTGGATAAACTCAAAACAACGAAATCCAAATCGCAGCTATGGACGTAGCCAGTCGGAGAGGTCTGGCATGAGGTCTGATAGACAGGCCAATGATGAGAGTCAGTCTGATAGGCAACGACGAACTTTTAGAAATGACTCATACAGGCATGAGGCAAGCTCTCAATATCTTGTGCAGGGGCAATCTTTTGGATCCGCAAGCTCTATGCGCAAACCAGGGAACATTGCGCATGGGGTTTATACACCACAATCTCCAGCTTCAAATGGTGCTGGTGCTTTATCTGGCCCTCCAGGACCACCATTTTTTATAGTGTACTCATATGAACCTGGGGCAAATCATGGTCCATCCACATCTGAACCAATTGAATTTGGTTCTCTTGGGCCACTTCCCGCAGCAGATGGTGATGACATACCACGGTCCACGCGCCAAGTAATGCCTAATGGGTTTTATGGGCAAAGGCGTGGTCCATATAGGGGTGGTTCCTCTCATTCCTCTCCTGATCAACCATCCTCACCTCAGCCTCGGAGGTAATACTAGTTACTATATTCTTTGTTGATCACTGTTTCTATTTTCAATGTTTAAGTATGAGCAGTTTGAAAAATCCAAATCACAACTGTATGAGGAACTTTATTTTATCTGTAAAGAAACT is a genomic window containing:
- the LOC117839528 gene encoding uncharacterized protein isoform X2, which codes for MGMVPNGLLPNASTGVTRRLDPERWAVAEGRTAELIARIQPNAHSEGRRLAVYHYVQRLIMNCLSCQVFTFGSVPLKTYLPDGDIDVTAFSNSDELKEIWANLVRDALEREEKSENSEFHVKEVQYIQAEVKIIKCLVENIAVDISFNQVGGLCTLCFLEEVDNLISRNHLFKRSIILIKAWCYYESRILGAHHGLISTYALETLVLYIFHIFNNSFTGPLEVMYRFLEFFSNFDWEKFCLSLRGPVPISSLPDMTAEPPLMDSGELLLDKSFLDNCSTAYGVVPRTQENQGRPFVSKHFNVIDPLRANNNLGRSVSKGNFFRIRSAFAYGAKRLGKLLECPKQDLITELNQFFTNTWIRHGSGSRPDVQPQKVVPSVASNSHSNDITKSSQDEPVSSLSSSSHPSAKAVSDSNSVSSSYREDNGCVMNGERPSVSESSDMRHDEQFLVNLMDSVKLHGSNGQIQLPMQLPSHLSVAHSPLLAPTTFLQKHLAGVQPPNLTGAPWLPNMQFLHGLVTPTAQYIHNPTLAPSVEDGSESEKPTTSDANHDTDKSWHQYGIGYSKQFDPEARDPHIYDIDGKERPSFPNGVHGAPLERQMEFTLENNGADDETYNSMFQNQTSREGNVDYSKRSGFVNVLSSHGSSSRGKALDASSWDEVSVNTTRSSRNKWGKEPGFAAPATSTHSKTGGQMGNANDHLPTEVDNGPRNGTVVPIINEASEIVAGSDSFSTQTRTSAPFLFGSPQQRQADKSGLTFVPTGTPVPFVVLPFIPGNSDGSGPQFERNEGIDQLSAKIACQNFCSLSDVHQPDSGATSTASISTMTEPSGEHKPDILKGDLVNHWYNLQYARLCQNARSLGPVLYPFPVPPMYLQGHAPWDGPGGPGAPNVNWTQMIGPGQRVFPVMPLQPAAERGTGVFQHYGEDAPRYRGGTGTYMPNPVPFRDRHSNSRNYRGGYNGDRSDYSDKEGSWINSKQRNPNRSYGRSQSERSGMRSDRQANDESQSDRQRRTFRNDSYRHEASSQYLVQGQSFGSASSMRKPGNIAHGVYTPQSPASNGAGALSGPPGPPFFIVYSYEPGANHGPSTSEPIEFGSLGPLPAADGDDIPRSTRQVMPNGFYGQRRGPYRGGSSHSSPDQPSSPQPRR
- the LOC117839528 gene encoding uncharacterized protein isoform X3, encoding MGMVPNGLLPNASTGVTRRLDPERWAVAEGRTAELIARIQPNAHSEGRRLAVYHYVQRLIMNCLSCQVFTFGSVPLKTYLPDGDIDVTAFSNSDELKEIWANLVRDALEREEKSENSEFHVKEVQYIQAEVKIIKCLVENIAVDISFNQVGGLCTLCFLEEVDNLISRNHLFKRSIILIKAWCYYESRILGAHHGLISTYALETLVLYIFHIFNNSFTGPLEVMYRFLEFFSNFDWEKFCLSLRGPVPISSLPDMTAEPPLMDSGELLLDKSFLDNCSTAYGVVPRTQENQGRPFVSKHFNVIDPLRANNNLGRSVSKGNFFRIRSAFAYGAKRLGKLLECPKQDLITELNQFFTNTWIRHGSGSRPDVQPQKVVPSVASNSHSNDITKSSQDEPVSSLSSSSHPSAKAVSDSNSVSSSYREDNGCVMNGERPSVSESSDMRHDEQFLVNLMDSVKLHGSNGQIQLPMQLPSHLSVAHSPLLAPTTFLQKHLAGVQPPNLTGAPWLPNMQFLHGLVTPTAQYIHNPTLAPSVEDGSESEKPTTSDANHDTDKSWHQYGIGYSKQFDPEARDPHIYDIDGKERPSFPNGVHGAPLERQMEFTLENNGADDETYNSMFQNQTSREGNVDYSKRSGFVNVLSSHGSSSRGKALDASSWDEVSVNTTRSSRNKWGKEPGFAAPATSTHSKTGGQMGNANDHLPTEVDNGPRNGTVVPIINEASEIVAGSDSFSTQTRTSAPFLFGSPQQRQADKSGLTFVPTGTPVPFVVLPFIPGNSDGSGPQFERNEGIDQLSAKIACQNFCSLSDVHQPDSGATSTASISTMTEPSGEHKPDILKGDLVNHWYNLQYARLCQNARSLGPVLYPFPVPPMYLQGHAPWDGPGGPGAPNVNWTQMIGPGQRVFPVMPLQPAAERGTGVFQHYGEDAPRYRGGTGTYMPNPSGLRNTKPSILWLLFRRFRLGTGTQIQETTEEVIMVTGVTIVIRKEAG
- the LOC117839528 gene encoding uncharacterized protein isoform X1, yielding MGMVPNGLLPNASTGVTRRLDPERWAVAEGRTAELIARIQPNAHSEGRRLAVYHYVQRLIMNCLSCQVFTFGSVPLKTYLPDGDIDVTAFSNSDELKEIWANLVRDALEREEKSENSEFHVKEVQYIQAEVKIIKCLVENIAVDISFNQVGGLCTLCFLEEVDNLISRNHLFKRSIILIKAWCYYESRILGAHHGLISTYALETLVLYIFHIFNNSFTGPLEVMYRFLEFFSNFDWEKFCLSLRGPVPISSLPDMTAEPPLMDSGELLLDKSFLDNCSTAYGVVPRTQENQGRPFVSKHFNVIDPLRANNNLGRSVSKGNFFRIRSAFAYGAKRLGKLLECPKQDLITELNQFFTNTWIRHGSGSRPDVQPQKVVPSVASNSHSNDITKSSQDEPVSSLSSSSHPSAKAVSDSNSVSSSYREDNGCVMNGERPSVSESSDMRHDEQFLVNLMDSVKLHGSNGQIQLPMQLPSHLSVAHSPLLAPTTFLQKHLAGVQPPNLTGAPWLPNMQFLHGLVTPTAQYIHNPTLAPSVEDGSESEKPTTSDANHDTDKSWHQYGIGYSKQFDPEARDPHIYDIDGKERPSFPNGVHGAPLERQMEFTLENNGADDETYNSMFQNQTSREGNVDYSKRSGFVNVLSSHGSSSRGKALDASSWDEVSVNTTRSSRNKWGKEPGFAAPATSTHSKTGGQMGNANDHLPTEVDNGPRNGTVVPIINEASEIVAGSDSFSTQTRTSAPFLFGSPQQRQADKSGLTFVPTGTPVPFVVLPFIPGNSDGSGPQFERNEGIDQLSAKIACQNFCSLSDVHQPDSGATSTASISTMTEPSGEHKPDILKGDLVNHWYNLQYARLCQNARSLGPVLYPFPVPPMYLQGHAPWDGPGGPGAPNVNWTQMIGPGQRVFPVMPLQPAAERGTGVFQHYGEDAPRYRGGTGTYMPNPKVPFRDRHSNSRNYRGGYNGDRSDYSDKEGSWINSKQRNPNRSYGRSQSERSGMRSDRQANDESQSDRQRRTFRNDSYRHEASSQYLVQGQSFGSASSMRKPGNIAHGVYTPQSPASNGAGALSGPPGPPFFIVYSYEPGANHGPSTSEPIEFGSLGPLPAADGDDIPRSTRQVMPNGFYGQRRGPYRGGSSHSSPDQPSSPQPRR